The genomic stretch CGCCGATACCGTGGTGCCCACCGGTGAGATTTTTCGCTACTGGCTGCAAGGCGGGCGCATTGACGTGGGTTTTCTCGGCGCGGCCCAGGTCGACCGTTTCGGCAATATCAACACCACGGTGGTCGGTGACTATCACCAGCCCAAGGTGCGCCTGCCGGGTGCCGGTGGCGCGCCGGAAATCGCCGGGTCCGCCAAGAGCGTGCTGATCATCCTCAAGCAGTCGTCCCGTTCGTTTGTCGACAAACTGGACTTCATCACCTCAGTCGGCCATGGCGAAGGCGGCGACTCGCGCAAGCGTCTCGGCCTGCCGGGTGCTGGCCCAGTGGGGATCATTACCGACCTGTGCATCATGGAGCCGGAAGAGGGCACCCATGAATTTGTGGTCACCGCCCTGCATCCCGGCGTTACTCGTGAACAAGTGATCGCGGCTACCGGTTGGGCTGTGCGCTTTGCCGATCAACTCGGCACCAGCGCCGAGCCCTCCGAGATTGAACTCAATGCCTTGCGCGACCTTGAAGCCCGTACGGCTGCGGCCCACGGCCAAACCCCAGGAGAAGCCTGATGCGCGACGTGTTTATCTGTGATGCCATCCGGACCCCCATCGGCCGTTTCGGCGGCGGCCTGTCCACCGTGCGCGCCGATGACCTGGCCGCCTTGCCGATCAAGGCCCTGATGGCGCGCAACCCGTCGGTGGACTGGAGCGCAGTCGACGAAGTGTTCCTCGGTTGTGCCAACCAGGCCGGCGAAGACAACCGCAACGTGGCGCGCATGGCCGCGCTGCTGGCTGGCCTGGCGCCGAGCATCCCTGGCGTGACCCTCAATCGCCTGTGCGCCTCGGGCATGGACGCCATCGGCACCGCATTCCGCGCCATCGCCAGTGGCGAAATGGAGCTGGCGATTGCCGGTGGCGTCGAGTCGATGTCCCGTGCGCCGTTCGTGATGGGCAAGGCCGACGCCGCGTTCTCGCGCGCAATGAAGCTGGAAGACACCACCATTGGCTGGCGTTTTATCAACCCCTTGATGAAGGCCCAGTACGGCGTCGATGCCATGCCGCAGACCGCCGACAACGTGGCCGATGACTACCAGGTTTCCCGCGCCGACCAGGATGCCTTTGCCTTGCGCAGCCAGCAACGCACTGCCGCTGCCCAGGCCGCTGGATTCTTCGCGCAAGAAATCGTGCCGGTACGGGTTGCCCATAAAAAAGGCGAGACCCTGGTTGAACACGACGAACACCCACGCGCCGACACGACCCTCGAAACCCTGGCCAGGCTCAAACCCGTCAATGGCCCGGACAAGACCGTCACCGCCGGCAATGCGTCCGGGGTCAACGATGGTGCGGCAGCCTTGATTCTGGCCAGCGCCGAAGCGGTAAAAAAGCACGGCCTGACCGCCCGCGCCCGCGTGTTGGGCATGGCCAGCGCCGGGGTCGAGCCTCGTGTGATGGGCATCGGTCCAGTGCCTGCGGTGCGCAAGCTGGCCGAGCGCCTGGGCCTGGCTGTCAGCGACTTTGATGTGATCGAGCTCAACGAAGCCTTCGCCAGCCAGGGCTTGGCGGTGCTGCGTGAATTGGGCCTGGCGGACGATGCACCCCAGGTCAATCCCAACGGTGGCGCGATTGCCCTGGGCCATCCGTTGGGCATGAGCGGTGCGCGACTGGTGCTGACCGCACTGCATCAACTGGAAAAAACCGGCGGTCGCACAGGGCTGGCGACTATGTGTGTCGGCGTTGGCCAAGGCCTGGCCCTGGCGATTGAACGCGTTTGAGACCTACAAGAACAAAGAGGATTGCTCCATGAGTGACAAGCCCGGATACCGGCGTCCGCAAGCAGGGACTCAGCCTGATTACCTGCACCCGGCGTACCAGTCGACGAACTTGCGTTCGCCGTCCAGGCCGCTGGTGTTTTTGCCCCATTCGCTGTCGGAAATCACCGGCCCGACCCTTGGCGCCGAACGCATTGCCGAGCGCGACAACGACTTGACCGCCCAGCACGCGGGTGAACCCCAAGGCGAGCGCATCATCATTCACGGTCGGGTACTGGATGAAAACGGCCTGCCGGTGCCGGGCATATTGGTCGAGATCTGGCAGGCCAACGCCGCCGGTCGCTACAACCACAAGCGCGACCAGCACGACGCGCCCCTGGACCCGAACTTCACGGGCACTGGCCGCACCGTGACCGATGCCGACGGTTGGTACCAGTTCCAGACCATCAAGCCCGGCGCCTATCCGTGGGGCAATCACCACAACGCCTGGCGCCCCGCGCACATCCACTTCTCGCTGTTCGGTCCCAGTGTGCTGACGCGGTTGGTGACCCAGATGTACTTCCCCGGCGACCCGCTGCTGGCCTACGACCCGATTTATAACTGCGTGCCCGACACCTCGGCCAAGGAACGCCTGATCGCCCGTTTCGACCTGGAAAAGACCGTGCCGCACTACGCCCTCGGCTACCGCTGGGACATCGTCCTGCGCGGCCGCGACGCCACGCCGATGGAGAAATGACATGACCCTCAATGCAACCACGTCCCACACCGTCGGGCCGTACTATCACATCGGCCTGTCCTGGCTGAACCGCGAAGACCTGGCCGATGCTGGTGCCCTCGGCGAGCGCGTGGCGATCACCGGGCAGGTGGTGGATGGCAACGGCGATGTGGTCAACGATGCCATGCTGGAAGTCTGGCAAGCCAACGCTGCCGGCAAATATGACCACCCCGAGGATGACCAGGACAAAGCCCTGGACCCCAACTTCGAAGGCTTTGGCCGGGTGCCGGTGGACGCGCAGGGGCGTTTTCGCTTCAGCACCATCAAGCCGGGCAGTGTGCCGGGTCTCCGGGGCACGACCCAGGCACCGCATCTGGTGGTGCTGGTGTTTGCCCGCGGCCTGGTGAAGCACTTGCTGACGCGGATTTATTTCGAGGGCGAGGCGGCCAATGGCGATGACCCGTTGCTGGCGTGTGTGCCGGCGGAGCGGCGGCGGACCTTGGTGGCCAAGGCGGATGCGTCGGGGGTTTATCAGTGGAACGTGGTGCTGCAGGGGACAGATGAAGAGACGGTGTTTTTCGATTACTGAGTTGGCTTGAAATTTATCGCGAGCAAGCCCGCTCCCACAGGCTGGCCGCGTTCCCATGTGGGAGCGGGCTTGCTCGCGAAGAGGCCCTTACCGGCAACACATATTCCAAGGTCTGCTTGCGGAACGAGGTTGTTGCAAAGTATGTCTAGACTCTAACCCGTTCCCCACGAGTGAAAACAACATGACAACTAACACCAGTCACTACACCGGAGAAGAACGCAGCAAACGGATTTTTGCGATTGTCGGCGCCTCTTCCGGCAACCTGGTCGAATGGTTCGACTTCTACGTCTACGCCTTCTGCGCCATCTACTT from Pseudomonas fluorescens encodes the following:
- the pcaG gene encoding protocatechuate 3,4-dioxygenase subunit alpha, translated to MTLNATTSHTVGPYYHIGLSWLNREDLADAGALGERVAITGQVVDGNGDVVNDAMLEVWQANAAGKYDHPEDDQDKALDPNFEGFGRVPVDAQGRFRFSTIKPGSVPGLRGTTQAPHLVVLVFARGLVKHLLTRIYFEGEAANGDDPLLACVPAERRRTLVAKADASGVYQWNVVLQGTDEETVFFDY
- the pcaH gene encoding protocatechuate 3,4-dioxygenase subunit beta; the protein is MSDKPGYRRPQAGTQPDYLHPAYQSTNLRSPSRPLVFLPHSLSEITGPTLGAERIAERDNDLTAQHAGEPQGERIIIHGRVLDENGLPVPGILVEIWQANAAGRYNHKRDQHDAPLDPNFTGTGRTVTDADGWYQFQTIKPGAYPWGNHHNAWRPAHIHFSLFGPSVLTRLVTQMYFPGDPLLAYDPIYNCVPDTSAKERLIARFDLEKTVPHYALGYRWDIVLRGRDATPMEK
- a CDS encoding CoA-transferase subunit beta, coding for MTYSTNEMMTVAAARRLKNGSVCFVGIGLPSKAANLARLTSSPDVVLIYESGPIGAKPSVLPLSIGDGELAETADTVVPTGEIFRYWLQGGRIDVGFLGAAQVDRFGNINTTVVGDYHQPKVRLPGAGGAPEIAGSAKSVLIILKQSSRSFVDKLDFITSVGHGEGGDSRKRLGLPGAGPVGIITDLCIMEPEEGTHEFVVTALHPGVTREQVIAATGWAVRFADQLGTSAEPSEIELNALRDLEARTAAAHGQTPGEA
- the pcaF gene encoding 3-oxoadipyl-CoA thiolase, with protein sequence MMRDVFICDAIRTPIGRFGGGLSTVRADDLAALPIKALMARNPSVDWSAVDEVFLGCANQAGEDNRNVARMAALLAGLAPSIPGVTLNRLCASGMDAIGTAFRAIASGEMELAIAGGVESMSRAPFVMGKADAAFSRAMKLEDTTIGWRFINPLMKAQYGVDAMPQTADNVADDYQVSRADQDAFALRSQQRTAAAQAAGFFAQEIVPVRVAHKKGETLVEHDEHPRADTTLETLARLKPVNGPDKTVTAGNASGVNDGAAALILASAEAVKKHGLTARARVLGMASAGVEPRVMGIGPVPAVRKLAERLGLAVSDFDVIELNEAFASQGLAVLRELGLADDAPQVNPNGGAIALGHPLGMSGARLVLTALHQLEKTGGRTGLATMCVGVGQGLALAIERV